The genomic stretch ttttggggtccgGGACCCTTTTTGGATTTTTCTCCCCAATTttttgtgtcccagccccatttttgggggttttctccccatttttgttccctttcccacttttgggatttttcaccccaattttttgggatttttctcccattttggggttttctccccattttccttcccttcccatttttgggggatttctccccaattttgggatctcctccccattttttggggtttttccccccaaatttttgtgtcccagccccattttttgggatttttctcccattttggggatttttctcccatttcgggatttttctcccatttttggggatttttggggatgctGGCCTTCTGTGAAAATACCTGAAAATTCACTAATGGACACGCACTGATGGGCCTTCTGTAAAAACCCTGAAAATTCCCTTAAGGCTGCTCGCTGCTGAGCCTTCtgcaaaaaacctgaaaattcccaatttcccccttGCTGCTGAGCCTtctgcaaaaaaaccctgaaaattcccaatttcccccttGCTGCTGAGCCTTTttcaaaaaacctgaaaattcccTTATTGCCGCTCGCTGCTGAGCCTTCTGCAAAAAAACTTGAAAATTCCCAATTCACCCATCACTTCTGAGCCTTTggcaaaaaacctgaaaactcCCTTATTCCCACTCACTTCTGAGCCTTCtgcaaaaaaacctgaaaattcccTTATTGCCACTCACTTCTGAGCCTTCtgcaaaaaaacctgaaaattccccaattCCCCACTCACTTTTGAGCATTCTCAGCTGCTCACTAGAGAAACGTGCAAAAAATCCCGGTTTTCCTCATATTTTACAGGTTTTCTGACATTCTCCAAGgaatttggggttaaaatttCCACGTTTTGAGGCGTTTTCTGAGGGGTTTCGCCACAACCCCTCATTTTCCCGCCTTTTTTCCTGGCGTCCCCTAGCGGATTCCGAGTTGAAACGCAGCAAAAATGattcaaattcccttttttttccccccaacatTTTGCACCCACATTGCCCCCTCACTTCTGAGCCTTTTCAGCTGCTCAGGAGAGAGAAACTTGCAATAAAACCCTAATTTTCCTCATGTTTTGCAGATTTTCTGGCATTCTCCAAGGAATTTGAGGTTAAAATTCCCATATTTTGAGGTAATTTCTGAGGGGTTTCACCACAATCCCCGCAAAGCCCTcattttccagcctttttttGTCGCAGATTTCAAGTTGAAACTCAGCAAAAATGattcaaattcccattttttttcctcccacattTTGAACAccctgagggattttgggtgCAAAATCAGTTGAGTTGTcgaaaattcccatttttcacaaTTTCCCCATATTTTTAGGCACTTTCTGAGAAATTTTGACACCAAATAATCCAGAATTGACACAAACCCCTCATTTTTCCAACTTTTTCAGGCACTTCAGGTGGCCTTCAGCCTGGACAGTGACTGTACAGCTCGAAAATCCCAGTTTTTCAATAACTTTGAAGCACCCTGAAGGATTTTCGTAGCAAAAGCAGCTGAATTGgtgaaaattcacatttttaccACATTGTGAGGAGTCTTCTGAAGAATTTTTGACACCAAAAAGCCGGAATTGCCACAAACCctcattttcctgctgttttctggggcctctaGAGCAACAAAATGGCTCCAAATTCCTGGGTTTTTGTGCATTTTGAAGCATCCCCTGAGGGATTCTGAGTGCAAAAGCAGCTGAATTGgtgaaaattctgatttttctcaaattttgAGGCACTCCCTGGGGGACTCCCACACCAAGAAAGCCAAAATTGGCGTAAATCCcacattttcctgcatttttctgGCCCCTCAGAGCAACAAAACATCTCCAAATTCCTGAGTTTTTGTGGATTCTGAAGCACtccctgagggattttgggtgcaaaagcagctgaaatggtgaaaattcccatttttaacaAGTTTTGAGGTTCCCCTGAAGGATTTTGACGCCAAGAAAGCCGGAACTGGCACAAACCCCTCATTTCCCCGCCTTTTTTTAGTGCccctggcagatttcaggccAGAGAGCaacaaaacagctccaaaatcCCAAGTTTTTGCACATTTTCAAGAACCCTTGAGGGATTTTGGAGACAGAAGTAGCCGGATtggtaaaaaaatcccattttcccacatttcaaggcattttcAGAGCGATTTTGgtgccaaaaaatcccaaattgttGCCAACCCCTCATTTTCCCGCCCTTTTTGGCATCCCTGGCGGATtttcccctcacagctccccgcCATTTTTCTGCCCAGAGGATCTCAGACCAGAGAGCaacaaaacagctccaaaatcccaggtttTTGCACATTTTCAGGAAAccttgagggattttggggacacaAGGAGCTGGATTGgtgaaaattcccattttacaAGGCACTTTCAGAGTGATTTTGGTGTAAAAAAGCCCAAATTGGTGCCAACTCCTCATTTTCCCGCCCTTTTTGGCGCCCCCTGGTGGATtttcccctcacagctccccgcCATTTTTTACCACCCCCCACAATGGATCCCCGATCAGAGAGCACCAAAACAGctccaaattcccatttttcagggATTTCTCAGGAATTCCAGGCCCTACCATGGCGTTCTCCAGCTGCTCCGCCAGCTCCTgtgcccggcccagggccttgTCCCTCTCCTGCCgccactgctgctcctgcgcctgcagctgctgctcctcggcCTCCAGGGCCTCCACCCGGCCCCggatctgctgcagctccttacGGCACTGAgacacctccagctccagggagctgctccaaagAAATGATAATCCCAGAAAATCAAGGAATCCCAGatttcagggaatttgggagtgTTTTGGGTGAGTTtcttgaggggatttggggaattttccaaagggttctgagggaattttggggatcttGAGGGAGTTTGAGCcccggctctgctgcagctcctcagggcacTGAGACACCTCCAGCTCCACGGAAACAATAATCCCATAAAACTGGAGAATCCCGGATTTTAGAGGAGTTTGAGGTGTTTTGGGTGAGTTTCTTGAGGAGTTTTGGGGTAATTCGGGGATTTTGAGCAATGTCCAGGAGGGTTCTGAGGGAGTTTTACAGATCGTGAGGGGATCTGAGGGATTTTCAGGGATTTCCTGAAGGgttctgagggaattttggggatcttGAGGCGTTTTGGAGCAATTCAGGCAAATTTCATGGATTTACAGAAGGgttctgagggaattttgggggttgtGAAGGGTAATGAGGGGATTCAGGCAAATATCAGGGATTTTTGGAAGGGTCTGAAGGAATTTTGAGGATCTTCAGGGGTTTTGAGGGGATTCATGATAATATCAAGGATTTTCAGAAGGgttctgagggaattttggggattgtGAGGGGTTTtgagggattttcaggaggatTCTGAGAGAATTATGGGAAACTTCAGGGGTTTAGGAGGAATTTATGGAATTTTAACTCCCTCaagatccccaaaattccctcagaacCCTTTCGGGCAgcttttggtggattttggggtaagtttttgatggatttggggcagtttttgatggatttggggcagtttttgtgGATTTAGGTGCAGTTTTTGGTGGCTTTTGGGGCAATTTGGATGGATTTTTCCCaggttttggtggattttggggccatttggaTGGATTTTTGAGAAGTTTTGATGGATCTTGGTCGGGTTTGAATGGATTTTGGTCAGGttttgatggatttggggcagtttcgatgggtttggggcaggtttCAGTGGATTTTAAGAGGATTTAGGTACATTTTCCCCGTTTCTCACCCAACCCGGGtgcacaggctgctctgctctctcccagctccctcagcagggggatgtgggtgggtttggggcagtttgATGGATTTTGGTCAGGttttgatggattttggggcagtttttcaggattttggggcagtttggatGGACTTAAAGTAGTTTtaagtggattttaagcagattTGGGTACATTTTTCCCCGTTTCTCACCCGACCCGGGTGCACAGGCTGCTCTCCCTCtcgcccagctccctcagcaggggatgtggatggatttggggcaggttttgatggatttggggcaggTTTAAGCAGATTTGGGGCAGGTTTAAGCAGATTTAGGTGCAGTTTTTGATGGATTTGGTGCAGGTTTAAGCAGATTTAGGGGCAGTTTTTGGTGCATTTTTCCCCGTTTCTCACCCGACGCGGGTGCACAgactgctctctctgctctccctctcacccagctccctcagcaggggatggggatggattaGGTGCAGTTTTTGATGGATTTAGGTGCAGTTTTTGGTGCATTTTTCCCCGTTTCTCACCCGACCCAGGTGCacaggctgctctctctgctctccctctcgcccagctccctctgcagggggatgtgggtgggtttggggcaggtttTGATGGATTTAGGGGCGGTTTTTGATGGATTTGGGCCCATTTCTCACCTGATCTGGGTGCacaggctgctctctctgctctccctctcgcccagctccctctgcagccgCTCCAGCCGCTCCAGCCGCTCCCTCAGCTGCCGGTTGCCGCTCTCCAGCTCCCGTTTCTCGCtgtccagcccctgcagctgctcctgggcctgGCCCAGCGCCTCCCGCAGGTCCCCGAGCTGCCCCCGCAGGTCCCACGGCGGCCGCTTGGAGGCGCCCTTGGAGCTCATGCTGGTGacggagcctggggacattgacagggcttggggacatccagaggggcttggggacattgggagggGGGGTGGGGACaaagggaaggggagaggggaCATCTGGAGGGGAGGGGGACACCCAGAGGAACTTGGGGCCATGGGGTCCTGGGGACATCAGAAGGGGGGTGGGGACATCAAAGGGGAGCTTTGGGGACATCAGGAAagggcctggggacattggagggGACATTGGAGCCGTGaggtgctggggacactgggaaagGGACTGGAGACATCAGGaggggtggccctggggacattgagggggtGCCAAAGGGGACACCAGGAGGGGATCCTGGGGCATGGGAGAgggacctggggacactggggacaggagagaggtggccctggggacactgaggacattggggggtgtcctgggttgactatatgatgcttttatccccaatcgtctcattctgtttatgttgaataataataagttttgtacctttaagagtgttacagagagtgaagggggagagaagaagcgcgcagtttgttttcagacactgcgcTCACTcccccacattcctgctcctgactgtgttgtctgcggacagacagcgggacagagctctttttttgctttttagttagtgttagctagctgaggcaaagaagttccctggactgtttttttttttcccttttctttggacctcttggaactgctctggactgaacacccaggggagcaccggcagctgcagctgtggcccagtgggccaggcctggcctgcgacaattccagcaccggagggaatgatcagagactgagtgagctgctgcttgaacccggggttttctcagtttgtcatctcttttagagtggcaaggggtctcattgtttggATACTGTTTTGgccttattgtttaataaacagggtttttttccacctttctccaaggaggtgtttttctttcctcccggaccagttgaggggggaggggccgattggatctgcttttcccaccggagctcctttggggggattcttccccaaacttgctctaaacctggacagggggggggttggggacactgggaggggtCTCAGGTCTCACCAGCCCGAGGAGCAGCCGCCACCGACGCCGCCTCGCAAGGGCcatctggggacattggggggacattgggggggttTGATCCCCTTGACACCCCCAGGTCACACTGactctccccaaatccccattaaatccccccaaatccccttaaATTACCCCAGAACGCCtctaaatccccccaaatcccctctaaaCCCCCCAAAGTCCCATTAACTCCCCCAGACCCCCattaaatccccccaaatccccttgaactgcccccaaatcccctccagttgccccaaatcccaccaggCCCCCTCTaaagccccaaaatccactTTAACTGCTCCAAATCCACACTAAATCTCTTAAATTCCCCTTTACCTGCCCCCTgtaacccccccaaacccccttcaATTGCCCCAAATGCCCCCAGACTCCCATTAAATACCCCCAAGCCCCCTTTacctgccctgagcccccaaTAAATGCCCCCAGACCCCCattaaatcccccaaattcccattaaatcccccaaatcccctttaaacgccccagagcccctctcaatgcccccaaatcccctttaaTAGCCCCAAATGCCCCCGAATCCCCTttttcagccccaaaatcccctcaaatccccccaagcCCCCTTTATCTGCCCCGCTCTCCACTTTTGCCTCCCGGTTCCGCCGGTACCGTTCTCCCCAGCGGCCGCGTCGCGGCCCAGCGTTCGCAGCGGGGCCCTGAGGGGGGCCTTGGGCGCGGCCTTGGCATCTCCCGGTCCGAGCCCGGTCCGCGATCGTTTCTGTCAGGGGACAAACGGCGTCAGgcgcgggcagggccgggccgggccgggccgggcccgcgcGGGGAGCGCTCCGCACCTGCTGGGGAGGGGCCGCCGGCGGCCCCTCGGAAGGGGCCCGCTTCTCCTGGGCCCGGCGTACCGGCAGCCGCGAGCCCCGCGAGAGCGGCTCCGGGAGCGCTGCCATCTTGTCCCGCGCGCCAAGCAGCGCCCGCGCCGCGGCCAATGGCGGGGCGGGATGGGAGAGGTGGGCCCGCCCCTGTGGAATTCGGCCAATGGGAGAGCGAGGCGGGCGAAGAGACGGCCAATGGGAGCGCGAGGCGGGgtgaggcagggaggaggatcGCCCGCCAAAAGGGGACGGGGCTTGTGTGGTGGGAGAGGGCGGGGATTGGCCGAGCAGGGACGGCGCGGGGTTTATGCAGTGGGCGTGGCCATGCGCGGCACGGACTTGTTTTGGTTGCGGGGCGGGGGAACAACCCGCGGCCGCTCCTACATCCAGCGGGATTCCCTCCCCGGTTCCGGCTCCCCCCCCgctgcctgcacaggctgccccagcagtcctGCCGTTGTCAGAGGCTGTGTCCTCCGTGTCGGCGTCAGAGACTGCCCTGGCACCGGCGGCTTGTTCGAGCTCGGACCATCCCGGACCGGTTGCTGTagcagcggccccggcggctGGCCTCCCCTTCCGTGGAGCGGGGGCTGCCCGCCAGCTGACTGGGGGGACAGCCCGTCTCCCTGCTTTTAAGATCAGCATTCTCGGCGGGTTCGGGGGTGGTTTTTCGGGGATTGTCCCATGgaggctgccatctctgccgcctctcttgcgccctagtggcggggggcaggtgcatcccgagagctctgcctctgatctccagcccggagggggtggggatgaaACCATGGGGCAGATGAGAGACAAACCTGCTGcgtttgcagtgcagagggagagggcacagatggaggagaccatagctggtttgctgtggggaacaaacatGTCCAGACCCCAGGTGAGATTTCTGGGGAaggcttctatttccctgctgctggcatgcctcagTGGTTATGGGAAAAGAAAGCGTGTCCCCACTCgtgctgccattgtactggcagcagggtgcaggcctgtgggaatgcagggcctgcctcatgggtttggcctgggccgttgggctcaggaagtttttgggccagggccagcatttGGCCTCTTGGTGTTTCTGGGGGTTGAGGTTTCTCCTACCGGTCCTGGTCCCCCTTTgtgggccagttttggggttcctggtccatcatgggccagggcccccagggcctttccttctctggcactgctctgctctgctgctgctcttttctttttcgatcacaaaaaaaaaaaaaaaaaaaaaaaaaaaaaaaaattaaataaaaaagattgaaaacagtgggcagcagttctgaagcactgaagcattgaagggccagaaaGGGACATTCCAAAGttgttcaaattgtttgaaattgttgtaGGACTGTCAATGGTTTTTTGATAACTATTGATGGGACTCTTTTGCAGCAAGTCTGTTTTCAGGACAAAAAAGGACTCTCAGATGTCCAAGAGAAACAACTCCAGCTCATGGACTGTTCCTGAAACCCAGCTGCTTGGACTTCaattctctttgcattgttttttgcatttttttagattgtaggattgttttagtgatttattagtattgtatattttacagttgaagaaatctcctgttcatttcacatcagcatttttcttttaatttatacaatttagaagggtgagatgtcgcagacatttcttcatagaaatcctttctttgggatttctccttcttctgggaagcaaagggccccagaagaagaatgtaaacaattgttatcagctgttgtgaaatgtagcaggtgtccctgtgattggctcatcttccttgtgtaccattaaaggccaatcacaggagcagctcagggacagattccctgggcaaagaacttcGTTATTCAttcttgctattctattcttggcatagctgctctctgcaacctctcgtcttattctttttagtatagttataatgtattatatatcttatatcaataaatcagccttctgatcaagaaacaagattctcgtccttctctcaccacagtgaccgtctaaggccgctgtaatatctggtgacccctcgtgtcagggcaaaaattaatttgataaagaccagaggagcaaaaattgctgcactgggtaaaatcctgtatgtgtagcatgtgatggttgctttgaagtgaccacagaagtggattcaagccaggagctgaagaactgaagatcctgatttggacagagttcacagccaaggctgaccacaaagagaaccttcttctggaacaccttcaggaagatgttcgcagagctggccagagcaagctggacatTTTCACAAGGtacttttgtcttttcccttcctgatgaaCCAGCCCTTCGTAGTTTGTGGCGGTTGGTATGGCGAACACATGCCTTGGAAGAAGAGGTTCAGTTCtccccttcagaggagaaactta from Zonotrichia albicollis isolate bZonAlb1 unplaced genomic scaffold, bZonAlb1.hap1 Scaffold_83, whole genome shotgun sequence encodes the following:
- the LOC141728075 gene encoding uncharacterized protein LOC141728075 isoform X1, whose amino-acid sequence is MAALPEPLSRGSRLPVRRAQEKRAPSEGPPAAPPQQKRSRTGLGPGDAKAAPKAPLRAPLRTLGRDAAAGENDGPCEAASVAAAPRAGSVTSMSSKGASKRPPWDLRGQLGDLREALGQAQEQLQGLDSEKRELESGNRQLRERLERLERLQRELGERESRESSLCTQISSLELEVSQCRKELQQIRGRVEALEAEEQQLQAQEQQWRQERDKALGRAQELAEQLENAMVVAEDTFSRQEFQFLRREQRQPQHQAQLGGLGLGRAAQEPLLQGGPQFQRRKPRKKWQFWTRLWKKN
- the LOC141728075 gene encoding uncharacterized protein LOC141728075 isoform X2 gives rise to the protein MAALPEPLSRGSRLPVRRAQEKRAPSEGPPAAPPQQKRSRTGLGPGDAKAAPKAPLRAPLRTLGRDAAAGENGSVTSMSSKGASKRPPWDLRGQLGDLREALGQAQEQLQGLDSEKRELESGNRQLRERLERLERLQRELGERESRESSLCTQISSLELEVSQCRKELQQIRGRVEALEAEEQQLQAQEQQWRQERDKALGRAQELAEQLENAMVVAEDTFSRQEFQFLRREQRQPQHQAQLGGLGLGRAAQEPLLQGGPQFQRRKPRKKWQFWTRLWKKN